The following proteins are co-located in the Camelina sativa cultivar DH55 chromosome 12, Cs, whole genome shotgun sequence genome:
- the LOC104731679 gene encoding pentatricopeptide repeat-containing protein At4g18975, chloroplastic-like: MALCNFNPTRGGFPLQVLSNSQEFGCFSLLEFSSCGSCYSTLKAKRFGFCIRAKFLEKQAGKLDRVYGATVERKEVKKVGENEHHLWKKNDSAGSGQKALNLVRMLSGLPNEKEVVYGALNKWVAWEVEFPIIAAAKALQILRKRSQWHRVIQVAKWMLSKGQGATMGTYDTLLLAFDMDERADEAESLWNMILHTHTRSIPRRLFARMIGLYSHHDLHDKVIEVFADMEELKVRPDEDTARRVARAFRELGQEENRKLILRRYLSEFKYIYFNGERVRVKRYSSEEG, encoded by the exons ATGGCGCTCTGTAACTTCAATCCAACTCGTGGAGGGTTCCCATTGCAAGTATTATCA AACTCTCAGGAATTTGGATGCTTTTCATTGCTTGAATTTTCAAGTTGTGGAAGTTGTTACTCCACATTGAAGGCgaaaaggtttggtttttgCATCAGGGCAAAG TTCTTAGAGAAGCAAGCTGGGAAATTGGACAGAGTTTATGGAGCTACTGTGGAGAG GAAAGAAGTGAAGAAGGTGGGGGAAAATGAGCATCATTTGTGGAAGAAGAATGACTCTGCTGGGTCTGGACAGAAAGCACTTAATCTTGTCCGAATG CTCTCCGGACTCCCAAATGAAAAAGAGGTTGTTTATGGAGCTTTGAACAAATGGGTAGCTTGGGAGGTTGAATTTCCCATTATTGCTGCAGCTAAGGCTTTGCAAATCTTAAGGAAGAGAAGCCAATGGCATCGTGTGATTCAA GTGGCTAAGTGGATGTTAAGCAAAGGGCAAGGTGCTACAATGGGAACATATGATACCCTCTTATTGGCATTTGATATGGACGAAAGAGCTGACGAGGCAGAATCGTTATGGAACATGATTCTGCATACGCATACACGATCCATCCCAAGACGTTTGTTCGCTAGGATGATTGGTTTGTATTCTCACCATGACCTTCATGATAAGGTTATTGAG gtATTTGCAGATATGGAGGAGCTGAAGGTGAGGCCAGACGAAGATACAGCGAGAAGAGTGGCACGAGCCTTCAGGGAACTCGGCCAAGAAGAAAATCGAAAACTTATTCTTAGGAGGTACCTCTCTGAATTCAAATACATCTACTTCAATGGTGAAAGGGTTAGAGTCAAAAGATATTCATCTGAAGAAGGTTGA
- the LOC104733503 gene encoding floral homeotic protein AGAMOUS, translating to HLFTSTTLPSIFCNFSKSHTFQKIIFPRKIKLSSLFFSPPTAITAYQPELGEDSSPLRKSGRGKIEIKRIENTTNRQVTFCKRRNGLLKKAYELSVLCDAEVALIVFSSRGRLYEYSNNSVKGTIERYKKAISDNSNTGSVAEINAQYYQQESAKLRQQIISIQNSNRQLMGETIGSMSPKELRNLEGRLERSITRIRSKKNELLFSEIDYMQKRESDLHNDNQILRAKIAENERNHPSISLMPGGSNYEQLMPPPQTQPFDSRNYFQVAALQPNNHHYSSAGRQDQTALQLV from the exons aaaaataaaactttcctctttgttcttctcCCCCCCAACAG CAATCACGGCGTACCAACCAGAGTTAGGAGAAGACTCCTCTCCCTTGAGGAAGTCTGGGAGAGGGAAGATCGAAATCAAACGGATCGAGAACACAACGAATCGTCAAGTCACTTTTTGCAAACGTAGGAATGGTTTGCTCAAGAAAGCTTACGAACTCTCTGTTCTTTGTGATGCTGAAGTCGCACTCATCGTCTTCTCTAGCCGTGGTCGTCTCTATGAGTACTCTAACAACag TGTAAAAGGGACAATAGAAAGGTACAAGAAGGCAATATCTGATAATTCTAACACCGGATCGGTGGCAGAAATTAATGCCCAG TATTATCAACAAGAATCGGCCAAATTGCGCCAACAAATTATCAGCATACAAAACTCCAACAG GCAATTGATGGGTGAGACGATAGGTTCAATGTCTCCCAAAGAGCTCAGGAATTTGGAAGGCAGATTAGAGAGAAGTATTACCCGAATCCGTTCCAAGAag AATGAGCTGTTATTCTCCGAAATCGACTACATGCAGAAGAGA GAAAGTGATTTGCATAACGATAACCAGATTCTTCGTGCaaag ATAGCTGAGAATGAGAGGAACCATCCGAGCATAAGTCTGATGCCAGGAGGATCTAACTACGAGCAGCTTATGCCACCGCCTCAAACACAACCGTTTGATTCACGGAATTATTTCCAAGTCGCGGCATTGCAACCTAACAATCACCATTACTCATCTGCTGGTCGCCAAGACCAAACCGCTCTTCAGTTAGT GTAA
- the LOC104731678 gene encoding uncharacterized protein LOC104731678, with protein MSEEFQESEVIFSDEYFTKKRDINSTSNNENKKDKTKATEKISSPVRIPSRTIFRCTEEVEEDGEMTPPHVIMGKRRTETQMAFSFCSLKGRDLRRHRNSVLRMTGFLEV; from the coding sequence ATGTCAGAAGAATTTCAAGAATCCGAGGTTATCTTTTCGGATGAGTATTTCACGAAGAAGAGAGACATCAATAGTACTAGCAACAacgaaaacaagaaagataagaCGAAGGCGACGGAGAAAATTTCATCTCCGGTGAGAATACCGTCAAGAACTATTTTCCGGTGTACGGAAGAGGTGGAAGAGGATGGAGAGATGACTCCGCCGCATGTCATAATGGGAAAACGTAGAACGGAGACGCAAATGGCGTTTTCGTTTTGTAGTCTTAAGGGAAGAGACTTGCGTCGACATCGTAACTCCGTTCTTAGGATGACCGGTTTTTTGGAAGTTTAG
- the LOC104731680 gene encoding GDSL esterase/lipase At4g18970-like, which translates to MMMKVIMIMAMAMAMNIAMCDPIAPCYFIFGDSLVDSGNNNRLTSLARADYFPYGIDFQFGPTGRFSNGKTTVDVITELLGFDDYITPYSQARGDDILRGVNYASAAAGIREETGRQLGARITFAGQVANHVNTVSQVVNILGDENEAANYLSKCIYSIGLGSNDYLNNYFMPVYYSTGNQYSPDSFANDLINRYTQQLRILYNNGARKFALIGIGAIGCSPNELAQNSRDGRTCDERINSANRIFNSKLVSLVDHFNQNTPDAKFTYINAYGIFQEMVANPARYGFRVTNAGCCGVGRNNGQITCLPGQAPCLNRDEFVFWDAFHPGEAANVVIGGRSFQRESASDAHPYDIQQLAML; encoded by the exons ATGATGATGAAGGTAATTATGATAATGGCTATGGCTATGGCTATGAACATAGCTATGTGTGATCCAATAGCCCCGTGTTACTTCATATTCGGTGACTCTTTGGTTGATAGTGGAAACAACAATCGGCTTACTTCTTTAGCAAGAGCTGATTACTTCCCTTACGGTATAGACTTCCAGTTCGGTCCAACCGGCCGATTCTCCAACGGCAAAACCACCGTCGATGTCATCA CCGAGCTTCTTGGTTTCGATGACTATATTACACCGTATTCCCAAGCAAGGGGAGACGACATTCTGAGAGGAGTAAACTACGCTTCTGCAGCTGCCGGAATCCGAGAAGAAACTGGTCGTCAGTTG GGAGCTAGAATAACATTTGCAGGACAAGTAGCTAATCATGTAAACACTGTGTCACAAGTGGTGAACATACTCGGAGACGAGAACGAAGCTGCTAATTACTTAAGTAAATGCATCTACTCGATCGGGTTAGGCAGTAACGACTATCTCAATAACTATTTTATGCCTGTTTATTACTCCACCGGGAACCAGTACTCCCCTGATTCCTTTGCCAACGACCTCATCAACCGCTACACTCAGCAACTCCGG ATATTGTATAACAACGGAGCGAGGAAGTTTGCGCTGATTGGTATCGGAGCAATAGGATGCAGCCCAAATGAGCTGGCTCAGAACAGTAGAGATGGAAGAACTTGTGACGAAAGGATCAATTCCGCAAATAGAATCTTTAACAGCAAGCTTGTGTCTCTGGTCGACCATTTCAACCAAAACACACCAGACGCCAAGTTCACCTACATTAATGCTTATGGTATCTTCCAAGAAATGGTAGCCAATCCTGCTCGCTATG GTTTTAGGGTGACAAACGCGGGATGTTGTGGAGTTGGGAGGAACAATGGACAGATAACTTGTCTTCCAGGTCAAGCTCCATGTCTGAACAGAGACGAGTTTGTGTTCTGGGACGCGTTTCATCCAGGAGAAGCAGCGAATGTTGTCATCGGTGGTCGATCTTTTCAGAGAGAATCTGCTTCTGATGCTCATCCTTATGATATCCAGCAGCTTGCTATGCTCTAG
- the LOC104731677 gene encoding probable xyloglucan endotransglucosylase/hydrolase protein 29 has translation MRDSIYFLWIENRILVVIITMVMMIVSCRCVLGLENINPIFFDEGLSHLFGEGNLIRSPDDRSVRLLLDKYTGSGFISSSMYQHGFFSSLIKLPGAYTAGIVVAFYTSNGDVFVKNHDELDIEFLGNLEGKPWRFQTNMYGNGSTNRGREERYRLWFDPSKEFHRYSILWTPTKIIFWVDDVPIREIFRKEEMEGDYPQKPMSLYATIWDASSWATSGGKFGVDYTFAPFVSEFKDIALDGCNVSDSLPTVTGENNNIGYDHINCSVSDQFLMTNDYSTISPKQAASMRRFRERYMYYSYCYDTIRYSVPPPECVIVTAEKNRFRDTGRLKFGGSHPKVHKARKKRRRNRSTPVSVVSADL, from the exons atgagaGATTCAATCTATTTCCTATGGATTGAGAATCGAATATTAGTGGTAATAATTACGATGGTAATGATGATCGTATCATGCAGATGTGTTTTGGGATTGGAGAACATAAATCCGATATTCTTCGACGAAGGTCTTTCTCATCTGTTTGGTGAAGGTAATCTCATCCGATCTCCTGATGATCGTAGCGTTCGATTACTCCTCGACAAATACACTG GGTCCGGATTTATCTCTTCAAGCATGTATCAGCATGGATTTTTCAGTTCGTTGATAAAATTGCCTGGAGCTTATACGGCTGGTATCGTCGTCGCCTTCTAT ACATCAAACGGCGATGTGTTTGTGAAGAACCATGATGAACTAGACATAGAGTTTTTAGGGAACCTAGAAGGGAAGCCGTGGCGATTTCAAACGAATATGTATGGAAACGGTAGCACAAACCGCGGTCGTGAAGAACGCTACCGTCTTTGGTTTGATCCTTCCAAGGAGTTTCACCGTTATAGCATACTTTGGACCCCTACCAAAATAAT ATTTTGGGTAGATGATGTACCAATACGAGAAAtctttagaaaagaagaaatggaaGGAGACTATCCACAGAAGCCAATGTCTCTCTACGCTACCATTTGGGACGCCTCAAGCTGGGCCACTTCCGGTGGAAAATTCGGAGTCGACTACACATTTGCACCCTTTGTCTCTGAATTCAAAGATATTGCCCTAGACGGTTGTAATGTCTCCGACTCACTCCCCACCGTCACTggagaaaacaacaacatagGTTATGATCACATCAACTGCTCTGTCTCCGACCAGTTTCTCATGACCAACGACTACTCAACCATTAGTCCTAAACAAGCAGCTTCAATGAGACGGTTCCGAGAACGTTATATGTATTATTCGTATTGTTACGACACCATTCGATACTCGGTGCCTCCGCCAGAGTGTGTTATTGTGACGGCTGAGAAGAACCGGTTTAGGGATACTGGACGGTTAAAGTTTGGTGGTAGTCATCCTAAGGTGCATAAAGCACGGAAGAAACGGCGACGGAATCGGTCCACGCCGGTATCGGTTGTATCAGCTGATCTATAG